Proteins encoded within one genomic window of Kibdelosporangium phytohabitans:
- a CDS encoding aminotransferase class III-fold pyridoxal phosphate-dependent enzyme produces MIGIDGARLDAMLARERAAWSAARPKAAALRERARRSQLHGTPQHWIHQFPPPVPLVIDRAVGARLYDTDGHEYADFGLAGTAALWGHNHPAVVSAVREQIDRGSVTLWSSEDHVVVTEELQRRFGLPFWQFAVSATDANRFALTLARAVTGRQKTVVFNHAYHGSVDESLTGSVGVEFNDIDALDRALASGDVAAVLAEPVMTNGGAVIHPRPGFHAALRDLTRRTGTLLILDETQTIPAGPGGCTRDLGLEPDIITMGKCIAGGVPAGVYGMSDAVAAAAMRYTEAGDGGLGSTMASGPLAVRAMRAVLSEVMTDATYAHMNRLATRYANDVTTVIAKYGLPWHVGRLGGRVSYAFMPQPPHSASQLYPRVGASVREALWLYLANRGIVLNGMSGAALMSPMTAEPDVDRHGSLFAEAISELV; encoded by the coding sequence ATGATCGGGATCGACGGAGCCCGCCTGGACGCGATGCTCGCCCGTGAACGCGCAGCGTGGTCTGCGGCCCGGCCCAAGGCCGCCGCGTTACGTGAGCGAGCACGCCGCTCGCAACTGCACGGCACGCCACAGCACTGGATCCACCAGTTCCCGCCGCCGGTACCGCTGGTCATCGACCGTGCGGTCGGCGCACGCCTGTACGACACCGACGGGCACGAGTACGCCGACTTCGGCCTCGCCGGTACAGCGGCGTTGTGGGGCCACAACCACCCGGCGGTGGTCTCGGCTGTGCGTGAGCAGATCGACCGTGGCAGTGTCACGTTGTGGTCCAGTGAGGACCACGTGGTGGTCACCGAGGAACTGCAACGCCGCTTCGGCCTGCCGTTCTGGCAGTTCGCCGTGTCCGCGACCGACGCCAACCGGTTCGCGTTGACACTGGCCCGCGCCGTCACCGGACGGCAGAAGACCGTGGTGTTCAACCACGCCTACCACGGGTCCGTCGACGAATCCCTGACCGGTTCGGTCGGTGTGGAGTTCAACGACATCGACGCGCTCGACCGGGCGCTCGCATCCGGTGATGTCGCCGCTGTGCTCGCCGAACCCGTGATGACCAACGGGGGAGCGGTGATCCACCCGCGGCCCGGGTTCCACGCCGCGTTGCGGGACCTCACCCGGCGTACCGGCACGCTGCTGATCCTCGACGAGACGCAGACCATCCCCGCCGGGCCCGGCGGCTGCACCCGTGACCTCGGCCTGGAGCCGGACATCATCACCATGGGCAAGTGCATCGCCGGTGGCGTTCCGGCGGGCGTGTACGGCATGTCCGACGCCGTGGCCGCCGCTGCCATGCGGTACACCGAGGCGGGCGACGGCGGCCTGGGCAGCACGATGGCCAGCGGCCCGTTGGCGGTACGGGCGATGCGCGCGGTCCTCAGCGAGGTGATGACCGATGCGACGTACGCACACATGAACCGTCTAGCCACGCGCTACGCCAATGACGTAACGACGGTCATCGCCAAGTACGGCCTGCCGTGGCATGTCGGCCGGCTCGGCGGGCGCGTCTCGTACGCCTTCATGCCGCAACCGCCGCACAGCGCGAGCCAGCTGTATCCGCGTGTCGGGGCGTCCGTGCGTGAGGCGTTGTGGCTGTACTTGGCCAACCGGGGCATTGTGCTCAACGGGATGAGCGGCGCCGCGCTGATGTCGCCGATGACCGCCGAACCGGACGTGGACCGGCATGGCTCGTTGTTCGCCGAAGCGATCAGCGAACTGGTGTAG
- a CDS encoding N,N-dimethylformamidase beta subunit family domain-containing protein produces MNAPLLGYVDPLSVRAGSEIRLMVSATGDYEVELLRLVHGTGDPRGPGVREEPVDLPIGPQPGRVQPWRPGSYLHAPPHPALDVDAFTVTAWIMPTMTAGGRPRAIVSRRETAGWALGLTGGDRLAAWAGPSGEPLVTTDVPIPRDRWTFVSAAFSPQGVTLLQVPVPEWPVGSWRATASYDGPVDVAATGIPVQIAAWQGAACFNGRIDRPAICSATPSADLLARWRPAHGVQGVPDDGPHGLTAVAVNTPARGVPGANWTGREVDFRLAPDEYGAIHFHDDDLTDAQWEPQVTMRLPHDLRSGVYAFRLRSGQHKLDIPFFVRPPKPVARVAVLIPTFTYLAYANSHGSLEKAGPDGLDYATTAQHQWAAAHKVCSLYDLHRDGSGCYYASRLRPLTTITPTYAGPFGLWNLSADLCLIDWLEHEGIAYDIVCDDDLHNEGADALADYAVVLTGSHPEYYTAPMLDAHEAYLAGGGRVMYMGGNGYYWVTGVSPHQPHVIEIRRGHTGTRGWEVPPGETHLSTTGEAGGLWRHRGRAPQRHVGVGFAAQGGRGQGRPYRQVPLADGRGAFALSGLDGLIEADGLVSRAAAGMEIDRTDPALGSPPHTVVLATADGFSDCFQLGIEEVLTSDSRQGGTVEPRVRADLAFFEYPHGGGVFSTGSIAWCTALGVDGYDNPVARVTGNVLRRFLDPTPLEET; encoded by the coding sequence ATGAACGCGCCGCTGCTCGGTTACGTGGATCCGCTCAGTGTCCGGGCGGGCAGTGAGATCCGGCTGATGGTGAGCGCGACCGGTGACTACGAGGTCGAGTTGCTGCGGCTCGTGCACGGCACCGGCGATCCCCGCGGGCCAGGTGTCCGCGAGGAACCCGTCGATCTCCCGATCGGTCCGCAACCCGGCCGGGTGCAGCCGTGGCGGCCCGGCTCGTACCTGCATGCGCCACCGCATCCCGCGCTCGACGTGGACGCCTTCACCGTGACCGCGTGGATCATGCCCACGATGACCGCGGGAGGCCGGCCACGCGCCATCGTCTCCCGCCGTGAGACGGCCGGGTGGGCGCTCGGTCTCACCGGTGGCGACCGGCTCGCGGCGTGGGCCGGTCCGTCCGGCGAACCACTGGTCACGACCGATGTCCCGATCCCTCGGGACCGGTGGACGTTCGTGTCCGCCGCCTTCAGCCCGCAGGGCGTGACCCTGCTTCAGGTCCCGGTCCCCGAATGGCCGGTCGGGTCGTGGCGCGCCACGGCGTCGTACGACGGGCCGGTCGACGTGGCCGCGACCGGAATCCCTGTGCAGATCGCGGCCTGGCAGGGCGCCGCGTGTTTCAACGGCCGGATCGACCGCCCGGCCATCTGCTCGGCAACACCTTCCGCTGACCTTCTGGCTCGCTGGCGCCCAGCTCACGGTGTCCAAGGCGTGCCCGATGACGGCCCGCACGGGCTCACCGCCGTCGCCGTGAACACGCCGGCCCGTGGCGTGCCCGGCGCGAACTGGACCGGCCGGGAGGTCGACTTCCGGCTGGCCCCGGACGAGTACGGCGCGATCCACTTCCACGACGACGACCTGACCGACGCCCAGTGGGAACCACAGGTCACGATGCGCCTCCCGCACGACCTGCGCAGCGGGGTGTACGCCTTCCGCCTGCGGTCCGGGCAGCACAAGCTGGACATCCCGTTCTTCGTCCGGCCGCCGAAGCCGGTCGCACGGGTGGCGGTGCTGATCCCCACCTTCACCTACCTGGCGTACGCCAATTCGCACGGCAGTCTGGAGAAAGCCGGCCCCGACGGGCTCGACTACGCCACCACCGCCCAGCACCAGTGGGCCGCCGCGCACAAGGTGTGCAGCCTCTACGACCTGCATCGCGACGGCAGCGGCTGCTACTACGCGTCCCGCCTGCGTCCACTCACCACGATCACGCCGACCTACGCGGGACCGTTCGGGCTGTGGAACCTCAGCGCCGACCTGTGCCTGATCGACTGGCTCGAACACGAAGGCATCGCCTACGACATCGTCTGCGACGACGACCTGCACAACGAAGGTGCCGACGCGCTCGCTGACTACGCCGTTGTCCTCACCGGCTCCCACCCCGAGTACTACACCGCGCCGATGCTCGACGCGCACGAGGCGTACCTGGCCGGTGGCGGGCGCGTGATGTACATGGGCGGCAACGGCTACTACTGGGTGACCGGGGTGTCGCCGCATCAGCCGCACGTCATCGAGATCCGCCGTGGCCACACCGGGACCAGGGGCTGGGAGGTGCCGCCGGGCGAGACCCACCTGAGCACCACCGGCGAAGCAGGCGGGTTGTGGCGGCACCGGGGCCGTGCGCCGCAACGGCACGTCGGCGTCGGATTCGCCGCCCAGGGCGGGCGTGGTCAGGGGCGCCCGTACCGCCAGGTCCCGCTCGCGGACGGACGCGGCGCGTTCGCCCTGTCCGGACTGGACGGCCTGATCGAAGCGGACGGGCTCGTCAGCCGGGCCGCCGCCGGGATGGAGATCGACCGGACCGACCCGGCGCTCGGGTCACCGCCGCACACCGTCGTACTGGCCACGGCCGACGGCTTCAGCGACTGCTTCCAGCTCGGGATCGAAGAGGTGCTCACGTCCGACTCGCGGCAGGGCGGCACCGTCGAACCGCGAGTCCGGGCCGATCTGGCGTTCTTCGAGTACCCCCACGGCGGTGGCGTGTTCAGCACCGGCTCGATCGCGTGGTGCACCGCGCTCGGCGTCGACGGCTACGACAATCCGGTGGCACGCGTGACCGGCAACGTGCTGCGCCGGTTCCTCGATCCCACCCCGCTGGAGGAGACATGA
- a CDS encoding LLM class flavin-dependent oxidoreductase, translating to MTRVPRLSVGAPNDPELLVPFARRAEELGFAGIWTQDTLSTANFSLDGLHVLSHLAAVTDRLRLGVGVLYSGRRNPAVQARELATIDQLSRGRLTVGLGVGNEYHRESLATLGIQTDRPVRRLVEGIGVMRALWSGGDYDGELYSFTGIQSQPPPVQRPGPPIVIGARAESALRRAVRIADGWTGAAPVATQDFLRQLAVVQRAMPELGRDPASFTVSKSVYLAVEDTVRQARQHLVPAFDRAFGANPVYDGAGMADRVAIFGPPEHCVLRLRELFDAGVDELILYPMYDRVAQLEAFGELVSELDAVSRR from the coding sequence GTGACGCGAGTGCCCCGGCTCTCGGTCGGGGCGCCGAACGACCCGGAGCTGCTCGTGCCGTTCGCCCGGCGCGCCGAGGAGCTCGGCTTCGCCGGGATCTGGACGCAGGACACGCTGAGCACCGCGAACTTCTCACTCGACGGGCTGCATGTGCTGTCCCACCTCGCCGCCGTGACCGACCGGCTGCGGCTGGGCGTCGGCGTGCTGTACTCCGGACGGCGCAACCCGGCCGTGCAGGCCCGTGAACTGGCCACCATCGACCAGCTGTCCCGCGGGCGGCTCACGGTCGGACTCGGCGTCGGCAACGAATACCACCGTGAATCCCTTGCCACACTGGGCATCCAGACCGACCGGCCGGTGCGGCGGCTGGTCGAGGGCATCGGTGTGATGCGGGCGCTGTGGAGCGGTGGCGACTACGACGGCGAGCTGTACTCGTTCACCGGCATCCAGTCGCAACCGCCGCCGGTCCAGCGCCCCGGACCGCCCATCGTCATCGGCGCACGCGCGGAATCGGCGCTGCGCCGGGCGGTGCGGATCGCCGACGGCTGGACCGGGGCCGCTCCCGTTGCCACACAGGACTTCCTGCGGCAGCTCGCCGTCGTGCAGCGGGCGATGCCGGAACTGGGCCGCGATCCCGCGAGTTTCACCGTCTCCAAGAGCGTCTACCTCGCCGTGGAGGACACCGTGCGCCAGGCCCGGCAACACCTGGTTCCCGCGTTCGACCGGGCTTTCGGGGCGAATCCGGTGTACGACGGGGCGGGAATGGCCGACCGCGTCGCGATCTTCGGCCCGCCGGAGCACTGCGTGCTGCGGTTGCGTGAACTGTTCGACGCGGGCGTGGACGAGCTGATCCTGTACCCGATGTACGACCGGGTGGCGCAGCTGGAAGCGTTCGGCGAGCTGGTCTCCGAACTCGACGCCGTGTCCCGCCGATGA
- a CDS encoding GNAT family N-acetyltransferase: MGIVIERAVAGDVPEILRIRRAAEDWLAAAGIRQWEPGWLTAEAVSAEIAGGEWQVARDGATLAGALRLLWSDEQVWQADNAFAGYVHGLVVDRRYTGLGSRMLDWAGDRVLDAGARLLRLDCVSHNLRLRRYYLDRGFREVDVRLCYGRWLMALFEKRLGADC, from the coding sequence GTGGGGATCGTGATCGAACGGGCGGTGGCCGGTGATGTGCCGGAGATCCTGCGGATCCGCCGGGCCGCGGAGGACTGGCTGGCCGCGGCGGGCATCAGGCAGTGGGAGCCGGGGTGGTTGACGGCCGAGGCGGTGAGTGCGGAGATCGCGGGCGGCGAATGGCAGGTCGCGCGGGACGGCGCCACGCTGGCCGGCGCGCTGCGGCTGCTGTGGTCCGACGAGCAGGTCTGGCAGGCCGACAACGCCTTCGCCGGGTACGTGCACGGGCTGGTGGTCGACCGGCGGTACACCGGGCTCGGTTCGCGAATGCTCGACTGGGCGGGCGATCGGGTACTCGATGCCGGCGCGCGCCTGCTGCGGCTGGATTGCGTGTCGCACAACCTCCGGCTCCGCCGCTACTACCTCGACCGGGGATTCCGGGAGGTCGACGTGCGCCTGTGCTACGGCCGCTGGCTGATGGCGCTGTTCGAGAAACGACTCGGCGCCGACTGTTGA
- a CDS encoding ABC transporter permease, whose translation MDASSSLTRRLWLSRRILLGVVVVLLVSVLVFLATQVLPGDPARAVLGHDATPERVAALRTALGLDRPIVDQYFAWLGGVLSGDPGRSLVTQEQVSTLIGDRAVNSAVLVLIAAAVVVPLSVFVGAWTGRRRDRPADRVMLVVTLGLTALPEFIIALLLVILFSTTVMHVLPGTVLLAPGQSPLSNAEQLVLPVVALVLGVLPYLARLVRGSVIDVYESEYVRTARLKGVPERVVLRRHVLRNALVPAIQGTALALAYLTGGIVVIEQVFNYPGLGSALVDAVNNRDVPVIQLICLIFAACYVVFNLIGDVLTVYVTPRLRTASR comes from the coding sequence GTGGACGCAAGTTCCTCCTTAACCCGGCGGCTGTGGCTGTCGCGGCGCATCCTGCTCGGCGTGGTCGTGGTGCTGCTGGTGTCGGTGCTCGTGTTCCTCGCGACGCAGGTGCTGCCCGGCGATCCCGCCCGCGCGGTGCTCGGCCACGACGCGACACCGGAACGCGTCGCCGCGCTGCGCACCGCACTGGGCCTCGACCGGCCGATCGTCGACCAGTACTTCGCGTGGCTGGGTGGTGTGCTCAGCGGCGATCCCGGCCGCTCACTGGTCACCCAGGAACAGGTCAGCACGCTGATCGGCGACCGGGCGGTCAACTCCGCGGTGCTCGTGCTGATCGCGGCGGCCGTCGTGGTGCCGCTGTCGGTCTTCGTCGGCGCGTGGACCGGCCGCCGCCGCGACCGCCCAGCCGACCGCGTGATGCTCGTGGTCACGCTGGGCCTCACCGCACTGCCCGAGTTCATCATCGCGCTGCTGCTCGTGATCCTGTTCTCCACCACGGTCATGCACGTCCTGCCGGGGACCGTGCTGCTCGCCCCGGGCCAGAGCCCGCTGAGCAACGCCGAACAGCTCGTACTGCCGGTGGTCGCGCTGGTGCTCGGCGTGCTGCCGTACCTGGCCCGGCTCGTGCGCGGCTCGGTGATCGACGTGTACGAGTCGGAGTACGTCCGCACCGCGCGGCTCAAAGGCGTCCCGGAACGGGTGGTGCTGCGCCGTCACGTGCTGCGCAACGCGCTCGTCCCGGCGATCCAGGGAACCGCGCTCGCCCTGGCGTACCTGACCGGCGGGATCGTGGTGATCGAGCAGGTCTTCAACTACCCCGGCCTGGGCAGTGCGCTGGTCGACGCGGTGAACAACCGGGACGTGCCCGTGATCCAGCTGATCTGCCTGATCTTCGCCGCCTGCTACGTGGTCTTCAACCTCATCGGGGACGTGCTCACGGTGTACGTCACGCCCCGCCTGCGAACGGCCAGCCGATGA